One Paenibacillus sp. SYP-B4298 genomic window, GATGGAGGCTCTCCATGGCATGTACAGGATATTCGCAAGATCGAATTCGTATTCGATCAGACGGAATCGGGTGTGATTTGGCTGGATGACATTCGTCTCGATCTCCGATAATTCAAGTTTATTACCTATGAACAGGACGCCTTCGACCCCATTTTCACGGTGGCTCAGAGGCGTCCTGTTCTGTTCACGCTATTCGATGCAAGACGGTTCTACTCCTTGAGCTTATCGATGGCTTCAGCCATTGTCTTATCGGTCAGATGAGCATAGATCATCGTCGTCTCCGGCGAGGAATGTCCAAGCTGCTCCTGCGTCTTGTAGATATCATTGCGCAGATAATAATCCGTTGCAAAAGAATGACGCAGCTTGTGCACAGATAGATAGGGCTTGCCGAACCGTTTGGCGTATTTGATCACCATCTCCTGGATGGCTCGCTTGGTCATGCGCGTCCCCTCGTTCTTGCCGTTGGCAACGGCAAGGAACAGTGCTTTCTCCCGCCGTGCAGGGCGATATTGCGAGTCTCTAATTGCCATGTACTCTCTCAGATCGTCCATCGCCTCCTGGCGAAAATAAACCGGTGTCTTGAAGGTGTCGTCATTGGCCCCCTTGCGATATACGTGGAGCAGCCTCTTCTTCAGATCGATGTCATCCACATTGAGGTTTACAACCTCGGATACTCGCAGACCGGAATTCAGGATGAGGATGATGATACAGGCGTCGCGAATCTTATTTTTCTCATAGGCATAGAGCGCCTGCTTGTTGTCAGCAACATCAATCGGATATTCGGATTTCAAATAATGAATGAACTCGTAAATTTCTTCTTCCTGCAGCAGCTTGCCTTCCAGCTTGGCGGCTGTATCCTTAGGCTTGTGGGCTCGCTTGATCGTCACCTTGGCCATCACATTGCGTTTGAGCAGCGGGTAGAATTGTTCATCCTCTGCGATCTGGCTCAAATAATGAAACAAGGAACGGAGCGAGGACAGCTTACGGGAGATGGTGACACGGTTGTTCGTCTCCGGCTTAAACGTAGATAGAAACATTTTATAATGGTCGATGCTGTCCATATGCAGTCGTTCAAGATCCTCCAGCGGCACATCCTTCATCACAGTTGCTGTAGTTAAGCCCTCCGCCATTAACCATTTGAGAAAGGTCTCATAATCCCGTACATACTCCAGCAGCGATGAGGGGGATAGGTCGGGAAGCTTATAATTAATGAATTTCTCTACATACCAGGGCATTGCTGGCACACGCTTGTCAAGTTCAATACGATCCTTGGCTTTCAATATATTCATCGCAGCTCACCTCCATGCTTTCTATTGTAACAAGCTCGGGCTTGCAGTGTATACCCTGACATTACCAAGGCTACTGGAGGTCATTATCTTGTATAATGAGAACGTGCATGTCAACATACATAGGAGGAGTAGTTTATGGAGCGGAAAATTCCAACGAAAGAGCAGTTTTTGACGATTCTAAAACAAATTAAGCAAGAAACTCAAGGCAAGACCTCCAGCAAGGTCAAACGCCAGGCGTAATCAGAAACGTAATGAAGGGAGCAGGCTTAGGCCTGCTTCAGCT contains:
- the xerS gene encoding tyrosine recombinase XerS; this encodes MNILKAKDRIELDKRVPAMPWYVEKFINYKLPDLSPSSLLEYVRDYETFLKWLMAEGLTTATVMKDVPLEDLERLHMDSIDHYKMFLSTFKPETNNRVTISRKLSSLRSLFHYLSQIAEDEQFYPLLKRNVMAKVTIKRAHKPKDTAAKLEGKLLQEEEIYEFIHYLKSEYPIDVADNKQALYAYEKNKIRDACIIILILNSGLRVSEVVNLNVDDIDLKKRLLHVYRKGANDDTFKTPVYFRQEAMDDLREYMAIRDSQYRPARREKALFLAVANGKNEGTRMTKRAIQEMVIKYAKRFGKPYLSVHKLRHSFATDYYLRNDIYKTQEQLGHSSPETTMIYAHLTDKTMAEAIDKLKE